A stretch of Planococcus citri chromosome 5, ihPlaCitr1.1, whole genome shotgun sequence DNA encodes these proteins:
- the LOC135846762 gene encoding CAAX prenyl protease 1 homolog — translation MPSETTLLYCILFMTWVESSWNFYLVFRQRSVLKTTTNVPKDLIGIMPNETFSKARLYNLDNITFGIFHSLFDNILGTLMIILYVMPALWKYSIGISTKFGFSESEIVVSIIFMLMMNTLNSLLSLPFSIYSVFVIEEKHGFNKQTPGFFVKDTLKAYFLMQFLIVLLTSPIIYIVKAGGDYFFIYLWLFAVFFTLFFMTIYPEVIAPIFDKYTPLEEGELRTKIEDLAASVGFPLKKIYVVEGSKRSAHSNAYFYGFFNNKRIVIFDTLLKDYVSSDSRNVKNETSNENEDVTEQPTKSPASNEEDKKGCTNDEVLAVLAHELGHWKGNHVLKQMILSQINLFFLFMAFSFLFRYGIIYRAFGFQDSQPVIIGLLIILQFIFTPYHFILSFLITLLTRKYEFEADNFAKALGKAEYLRKSLIKLNKDNLSFPVYDWLYSTFNHSHPPLLERLKALNKTE, via the exons ATGCCTTCAGAAACTACATTACTGTACTGCATTCTTTTCATGACGTGGGTCGAGTCATCTTGGAATTTTTATCTAGTTTTTCGACAG CGCTCTGTATTGAAAACTACCACCAATGTACCGAAAGATTTAATTGGAATAATGCCCaacgaaacattttcaaaggcCAGATTGTACAATTTGGATAACATCACTTTTGGAATATTTCATTCGCTCTTCGATAACATTTTGGGAACC CTGATGATCATCTTATACGTTATGCCGGCATTGTGGAAATACAGTATCGGTATCAGTACTAAATTTGGATTCAGCGAAAGTGAAATCGTAGTCAGTATCATTTTCATGCTAATGATGAATACTTTGAATAGCCTGCTATCGCTCCCATTTTCGATCTATTCGGTTTTTGTCATCGAAGAAAAACACGGATTCAATAAACAA ACACCGGGTTTCTTCGTGAAAGATACGTTAAAAGCGTATTTCTTGATGCAGTTCCTCATAGTTTTATTGACTAGTCCGATTATTTATATTGTGAAAGCCGGAggcgattattttttcatatatttatGGCTGTTCGCTGTTTTCTTTACGCTGTTCTTTATGACAATTTATCCCGAAGTTATCGCCCCTATATTCGATAAATATACTCCGTTGGAAGAAGGAGAGTTACGaactaaaattgaagatttagCAGCTAGCGTGGGCTTCCCATTGAAAAAGATTTACGTGGTtgaag GATCCAAAAGATCGGCTCATAGTAACGCCTACTTCTACGGATTTTTCAATAACAAAAGAATTGTCATTTTCGATACCCTTTTGAAAGATTACGTTTCCAGTGATTCGAGAAATGTTAAAAATGAGACATCAAACGAAAATGAAGATGTTACGGAACAGCCAACCAAATCACCCGCGTCTAATGAAGAGGACAAAAAAGGATGCACCAATGATGAAGTATTAGCTGTCTTAGCTCATGAGCTTGGTCATTGGAAAGGAAATCATGTTTTGAAGCAAATGATTCTTAGTCAG aTCAACTTATTCTTTTTATTCATGGCATTCAGTTTCCTTTTCCGGTATGGAATTATATATCGCGCTTTCGGATTTCAAGATTCTCAACCTGTAATTATTGGtctattaataattttacagttcatttttaCCCCATACCATTTcatattatcatttttaatcACTCTATTGACTCGTAAATACGAATTTGAAGCCGATAATTTTGCTAAAGCTTTGGGAAAAGCCGAGTATTTACGTAAATCGTTAATCAAGTTGAATAAAGATAATTTATCTTTTCCGGTCTACGATTGGTTGTATTCTACCTTTAATCATTCCCACCCACCTTTATTGGAACGTTTAAAAGCGCTAAATAAGACGGAGTAA
- the LOC135846761 gene encoding uncharacterized protein LOC135846761 translates to MLKQISRLFRDQLEKKLFNNRDKVDYSIKADRSRNYHRYKRAKGSNNFRPCCDKWNHRQVVSNTSSDQREEDDKTETCRTADYLKYNSWLEALGLSSTFALAYTLNQNFHARRRIFFENYNEYYPVKKQCIFKRAVSNSQTLWRTLIPKHVFTQPPALESTEALPVINFDEQQTSQAYGPPTSDEVLNDAMQGVRNAHNMAVGELENRYGMRCMAKKYYRKAVVHFSAGMALENSTAAFNLAQCYELGLGTSQDFTMAAKCYRRASDLGDAKAMYNLAIFHLHGWGGLKCDRVKAEHLLKKAAESGESNAKAVWENRFKNTAPPVTEQIDTCKNIRMREVEKVVDQVMKSTLDGYQLPHSKFGELSDSLDSSSSSISRNSVLLSEFDSSDSSAHYYSGICYEHGIGVKQNFDNAVKHYSSAAFSGSSEALYNLAACYETTAGSSQSDSYQIPLMMDLYKMAADHGHQFASERLKALEIHEVLGTLKDFFFHSKRVDGHTVMTR, encoded by the exons ATGTTGAAACAAATCTCGAGATTATTCAGGGATCAGCTGGAGAAGAAGCTCTTCAACAACAGAGACAAAGTTGATTATTCTATTAAAGCGGACCGGTCACGTAACTACCATCGTTATAAACGAGCAAAGGGTTCTAATAATTTTCGACCTTGCTGTGATAAGTGGAATCACAGACAAGTCGTTTCAAACACTTCATCTGATCAGCGCGAAGAAGATGATAAAACTGAAACTTGCAGGACTGCGGATTACTTGAAATATAATTCGTGGTTAGAAGCTTTAGGGCTG AGTAGTACATTTGCGCTCGCTTACACGCTCAATCAAAACTTTCACGCGCGAAGgagaatatttttcgaaaattacaacGAATATTATCCCGTTAAGAAGCAGTGTATTTTCAAAAGAGCTGTTTCTAATTCACAAACTTTATGGAGAACGCTCATTCCTAAGCATGTATTCACCCAACCACCGGCTTTAGAATCCACCGAAGCTTTGCCGGTTATAAATTTTGACGAACAACAAACATCACAAGCTTACGGACCGCCCACATCGGACGAA GTACTTAACGATGCCATGCAAGGCGTGAGAAATGCGCATAATATGGCAGTTGGAGAGTTGGAAAACCGATACGGGATGCGATGCATGGCGAAGAAGTATTACAGAAAAGCAGTCGTTCATTTTTCTGCGGGCATGGCTCTGGAAAATAGCACCGCCGCATTTAACCTTGCGCAGTGTTACGAACTAGGACTAGGAACCTCGCAAGATTTTACTATG gCCGCCAAATGTTACCGTCGAGCGAGTGATTTAGGAGATGCCAAAGCCATGTATAATTTGGCAATATTTCATTTACACGGTTGGGGAGGTTTAAAATGTGATCGTGTAAAAGCCGAACACTTACTAAAAAAGGCGGCCGAATCGGGAGAATCGAATGCCAAAGCTGTATGGGAAAACAGATTTAAAAATACAGCGCCTCCAGTTACCGAGCAGATTGACACCTGTAAAAATATACGAATGcgagaagttgaaaaagttgtcgaCCAAGTCATGAAATCAACTTTGGATGGCTATCAGTTACCACATTCGAAATTCGGCGAATTGTCCGACAGTTTGGATAGTTCTTCTTCATCTATATCCAGGAATAGCGTATTGCTATCAGAATTCGACAGTTCCGATTCTTCTGCTCATTACTATTCag GAATTTGTTACGAGCACGGCATCGgcgtaaaacaaaattttgacaacgCTGTGAAACACTACTCTTCCGCCGCTTTTTCCGGCAGTTCGGAAGCATTGTACAATTTGGCTGCTTGTTACGAAACAACTGCCGGCTCAAGTCAGTCTG ACAGTTACCAAATTCCCTTAATGATGGACTTGTATAAAATGGCTGCTGATCACGGACATCAATTTGCATCTGAACGATTGAAGGCGTTAGAAATACACGAAGTTCTTGGAACTTTAAAAG ACTTCTTTTTCCATTCTAAACGTGTGGATGGCCACACGGTGATGACACGTTAA
- the tun gene encoding protein N-terminal glutamine amidohydrolase isoform X1 has protein sequence MLSRMFKKLTNRGDSPDGTTVLSTIPPLQECIYTSCYCEENVWQLCKQLVKQEKSGNECYCVFISNSKRAIHLWKQKCATEKNFVIWDYHVITVYGNRKHGYHVLDLDTRLSFPVPFKQYASEALKSEETIMPDYKRFFRVITAQEYLKHFSSDRRHMKVGDSWQKPPPNYAPIITDPKNPHKLDEFIDMTKGKGLGEVLNYDEFLKKFG, from the exons ATGTTGTCCAGAATGTTTAAAAAACTTACTAACCGAGGAGATTCACCTGATGGGACGACGGTGTTATCGACGATACCTCCTCTACAGGAATGCATCTATACATCTTGCTACTG CGAAGAGAACGTATGGCAGCTTTGCAAACAACTTGTGAAACAGGAGAAATCGGGGAACGAGTGTTATTGCGTCTTCATATCGAATAGTAAACGAGCAATTCATTTGTGGAAACAGAAGTGCGCCACTGAAAAAAACTTCGTTATATGG GATTACCACGTCATAACGGTTTATGGAAATCGAAAACACGGATATCATGTCTTAGATTTAGACACTCGCCTCTCGTTTCCAGTACCATTCAAACAATATGCATCAGAAGCTCTCAAGTCCGAAGAGACGATTATGCCTGACTATAAGAg GTTTTTCCGAGTTATAACTGCTCAAGAATATTTGAAGCATTTCTCTTCTGACAGAAGACATATGAAAGTTGGAGATAGTTGGCAAAAACCTCCTCCTAATTATGCTCCTATTATAACAGACCCGA AAAATCCACACAAATTGGACGAATTCATTGACATGACAAAAGGGAAAGGTCTTGGAGAAGTGTTAAATTATGAcgaattcctcaaaaaattcgGTTAA
- the tun gene encoding protein N-terminal glutamine amidohydrolase isoform X2 codes for MGRRCYRRYLLYRNASIHLATVISVDSFSEENVWQLCKQLVKQEKSGNECYCVFISNSKRAIHLWKQKCATEKNFVIWDYHVITVYGNRKHGYHVLDLDTRLSFPVPFKQYASEALKSEETIMPDYKRFFRVITAQEYLKHFSSDRRHMKVGDSWQKPPPNYAPIITDPKNPHKLDEFIDMTKGKGLGEVLNYDEFLKKFG; via the exons ATGGGACGACGGTGTTATCGACGATACCTCCTCTACAGGAATGCATCTATACATCTTGCTACTG TGATTTCTGTTGATTCATTTAGCGAAGAGAACGTATGGCAGCTTTGCAAACAACTTGTGAAACAGGAGAAATCGGGGAACGAGTGTTATTGCGTCTTCATATCGAATAGTAAACGAGCAATTCATTTGTGGAAACAGAAGTGCGCCACTGAAAAAAACTTCGTTATATGG GATTACCACGTCATAACGGTTTATGGAAATCGAAAACACGGATATCATGTCTTAGATTTAGACACTCGCCTCTCGTTTCCAGTACCATTCAAACAATATGCATCAGAAGCTCTCAAGTCCGAAGAGACGATTATGCCTGACTATAAGAg GTTTTTCCGAGTTATAACTGCTCAAGAATATTTGAAGCATTTCTCTTCTGACAGAAGACATATGAAAGTTGGAGATAGTTGGCAAAAACCTCCTCCTAATTATGCTCCTATTATAACAGACCCGA AAAATCCACACAAATTGGACGAATTCATTGACATGACAAAAGGGAAAGGTCTTGGAGAAGTGTTAAATTATGAcgaattcctcaaaaaattcgGTTAA